From a single Rutidosis leptorrhynchoides isolate AG116_Rl617_1_P2 chromosome 5, CSIRO_AGI_Rlap_v1, whole genome shotgun sequence genomic region:
- the LOC139849096 gene encoding uncharacterized protein produces MIIDGGSCENVVSSIMVEKLGLKTEAHPEPYQLTWLKKGNHIKVTKRCLVKFYISSKYNDEVWCEVIPMDACHILLGRPWQYDRKTLHDGFRNTYSFRKDGVPITLVPFDARQTHTEESALFLKRSAFEQAVQNSTFILALVVEEVNQAIDFVPTEVQPLLSEFSDVIPDEIPTGLPIV; encoded by the coding sequence ATGATCATCGATGGAGGAAGTTGTGAAAATGTCGTGTCATCCATTATGGTCGAGAAATTGGGGTTGAAAACAGAAGCTCATCCGGAACCATATCAATTGACATGGTTAAAAAAAGGGAACCACATCAAGGTCACTAAACGATGTTTGGTCAAGTTCTATATCAGTTCGAAATACAATGATGAGGTTTGGTGTGAAGTCATACCAATGGACGCATGCCACATTTTACTCGGCCGACCTTGGCAATATGACCGGAAAACTCTTCATGATGGGTTCCGTAATACGTATAGTTTTCGGAAGGATGGGGTCCCTATTACTCTCGTTCCATTCGATGCTCGTCAAACACATACTGAGGAGTCTGCACTGTTTCTGAAACGATCAGCGTTTGAACAAGCTGTCCAAAACAGTACCTTTATCCTTGCACTTGTAGTTGAAGAGGTAAACCAGGCCATAGATTTTGTTCCAACAGAGGTGCAACCTTTGCTGAGTGAGTTCTCGGATGTCATTCCGGACGAGATCCCTACCGGATTGCCCATTGTGTGA